Proteins encoded in a region of the Solanum dulcamara chromosome 9, daSolDulc1.2, whole genome shotgun sequence genome:
- the LOC129902696 gene encoding agmatine coumaroyltransferase-2-like, giving the protein MNVKIESSKIIKPLYEGTPPSTTTHIPFNVFDNVTFDALMALIYAYRPPTPPTSTIETGLRKTLSIYREWAGRIGEDEHGKRGVFLNDEGIRFIEASVDASLDEVLPLKPSPSILSLHPSLKDVVELIQVQVTRFTCGSVVVGFTGHHMIADGHAASNFFTAWGQACRGVEITPLPMNDRAIFHPREPPLVEYNHVGAEFVSKLANKDLINGENKLKSIIVHKVHFTLEFLGKLKANASFMNGKTKTFSTFESLIAHLWRVITKSRELNALQNTQIRISVDGRRRVIPRVPDEFFGNIVLWAFPTSKVKDLLDEPLHYATKIIHDAITKVDDKYFKSFIDFANDEKVMTRQDLIPSADMKKDSLCPNLEVDSWLRFPFYDLDFGTGCPFVFMPSYYPIEGMMFLVPSFIGDGSIDAFIPLYEDNLPNFKKICYSLDLKAK; this is encoded by the coding sequence ATGAATGTGAAAATTGAGAGTTCAAAAATCATCAAGCCATTGTATGAAGGAACTCCACCTTCAACTACAACTCATATTCCTTTCAATGTCTTTGATAATGTCACATTTGATGCACTGATGGCTTTGATTTATGCCTATAGACCACCTACCCCTCCAACTTCCACTATCGAAACGGGACTTCGGAAGACTTTATCGATTTATCGAGAGTGGGCCGGACGAATAGGTGAAGACGAACACGGTAAACGAGGAGTTTTTCTTAATGATGAGGGTATTCGATTCATCGAGGCTTCTGTGGACGCCTCGTTGGACGAAGTATTGCCCTTAAAGCCTTCGCCCTCTATACTCTCGTTACATCCTAGTTTAAAGGATGTAGTGGAGTTGATCCAAGTACAAGTCACACGGTTCACGTGTGGCTCTGTGGTGGTTGGTTTCACCGGCCACCACATGATAGCTGACGGCCACGCGGCGAGTAATTTTTTCACCGCTTGGGGGCAAGCTTGCCGAGGGGTTGAAATTACACCCCTCCCGATGAACGACCGAGCTATCTTCCACCCCCGAGAGCCGCCTCTGGTTGAGTACAACCACGTGGGGGCGGAATTTGTGTCCAAATTAGCAAACAAAGACTTAATCAACGgcgaaaataaattgaaaagcATCATAGTCCACAAAGTTCATTTCACGTTGGAGTTCCTAGGGAAACTCAAGGCGAACGCCTCTTTTATGAACGGAAAGACGAAAACTTTTAGCACGTTCGAAAGTCTAATAGCCCATTTATGGAGGGTTATTACGAAATCACGGGAATTAAACGCGTTACAAAATACTCAAATTCGAATATCTGTCGATGGAAGGAGAAGAGTGATACCTAGAGTTCCAGATGAATTTTTTGGTAACATAGTGTTATGGGCATTTCCAACATCAAAAGTGAAGGACTTACTAGATGAGCCACTTCACTATGCAACAAAGATTATTCATGATGCAATTACTAAAGTTGatgacaaatatttcaagtcaTTTATTGATTTTGCAAATGATGAGAAAGTGATGACTAGACAAGATTTAATACCAAGTGCAGACATGAAGAAGGATTCACTTTGTCCAAATTTGGAAGTTGATAGTTGGTTGAGGTTTCCATTTTATGACTTGGATTTTGGTACTGGTTGCCCATTTGTGTTTATGCCTTCTTATTATCCAATAGAAGGGATGATGTTTCTTGTGCCATCATTTATTGGAGATGGAAGCATTGATGCTTTTATTCCATTATACGAAGACAACTTgccaaatttcaagaaaatttgttACTCTCTTGATTTGAAAGCAAAATGA
- the LOC129904480 gene encoding 60S ribosomal protein L30, which yields MVAAKKTKKTHESINNRLALVMKSGKYTLGYKTVLKTLRNSKGKLIIIANNCPPLRKSEIEYYAMLAKVGVHHYNGNNVDLGTACGKYYRVCCLSIIDPGDSDIIKSMPGDQ from the exons ATGGTTGCCGCCAAGAAAACG AAGAAGACCCATGAAAGCATTAACAATAGGCTGGCTCTAGTTATGAAGAGCGGCAAATACACATTGGGTTATAAGACTGTTCTTAAGACTCTTAGAAACTCCAAAG GAAAGCTTATTATCATTGCCAACAACTGCCCTCCTCTCAGGAAGTCTGAGATAGAGTATTATGCTATGTTGGCAAAGGTTGGAGTTCACCACTACAACGGAA ACAATGTAGATTTGGGGACTGCTTGTGGTAAATACTACAGGGTCTGTTGCCTCAGCATCATCGATCCAG GTGATTCTGACATCATTAAGAGCATGCCTGGTGACCAGTGA
- the LOC129902312 gene encoding uncharacterized protein LOC129902312 gives MEVIQFGRTLQNFPFVSNLSLCRSNKMSADRTCNSSSWTKEEDKAFENALAVYSGESDQFLKIAAAVPGKSIQEIIEHYNVLVEDINDIESGRIPLPKYERMQSSSSCRSRLSGAEVERRKGTPWTAEEHRSFLQGLAIHGKGDWRGISRNFVFSRTPTQVASHAQKFYSRLNDNNNSKRRRSIHDITSVGAANITEPSQGQKSDELIGPCGRQLQWPIADYVTEAFDAGMLSLPGTITNCTTDAIEGPSAVNPEKFPLGATLGSELNSSFPGVSEFLRSREEPIIVPAEGTSRVCHGVDTRISPSFSVQPSGAGGTGMYNHPVSFPDVHEFLRGVEDLITVPAEGTSGACHGVDTRTSPSLSLQPSVAGGTRMYNHSVTVPAESTSGARCGIDTRTSPSLSMQPSVVGDTRRYTHPVTVLAEGTSGARHGVDTRTSPSVAGGTGMYPHPVNNVGYDLEELMTKQLVGASQVDSTINTASLPLPIADHVGVHGCTASSSGTKNGFASTVGAPEGGLSVDSMQLPSIPGSSGSGTYPCWNPSSNDDSIFDLEDLFSDHIFGFGK, from the exons ATGGAAGTTATCCAATTTGGGAGAACTCTTCAAAACTTCCCTTTCGTGTCAAACCTTTCATTGTGTAGATCCAACAAAATGAGCGCCGACCGAACATGCAATAGCTCCTCCTGGACTAAGGAGGAAGACAAGGCATTTGAGAATGCTTTGGCCGTATATTCTGGAGAAAGTGATCAATTTCTGAAGATCGCTGCTGCTGTTCCTGGGAAATCCATTCAAGAAATTATAGAACATTATAATGTATTAGTTGAAGATATTAACGATATTGAGTCTGGAAGGATTCCACTACCTAAATATGAGAGAATGCAAAGTTCTTCCAGCTGCAGAAGTAGATTATCGGGAGCAGAGGTAGAACGGCGAAAAGGGACTCCTTGGACTGCAGAGGAACACAG GTCGTTTCTCCAGGGGTTGGCGATTCACGGAAAGGGTGATTGGCGGGGTATATCAAGGAACTTTGTGTTTTCTAGAACACCAACACAGGTGGCAAGCCATGCCCAGAAGTTCTACAGTCGATTAAATGACAATAACAACTCGAAGAGGAGAAGAAGCATTCATGATATCACTAGTGTGGGTGCTGCTAATATTACTGAACCTTCACAAGGACAAAAATCTGACGAGTTGATAGGACCTTGTGGAAGACAATTGCAGTGGCCAATCGCCGACTATGTGACTGAAGCTTTCGATGCAGGGATGCTATCTTTACCAGGGACAATTACAAACTGCACAACTGATGCTATTGAAGGACCATCAGCTGTTAACCCCGAGAAATTCCCGCTTGGTGCTACTCTTGGTAGTGAGTTGAATAGTTCATTTCCCGGCGTGAGCGAGTTCCTGCGAAGTAGAGAAGAACCAATCATTGTACCGGCAGAAGGCACCTCTAGAGTATGCCATGGGGTTGACACTAGGATATCTCCATCATTTAGTGTGCAACCATCAGGTGCTGGTGGCACCGGAATGTACAATCATCCAGTTTCATTTCCCGACGTGCATGAGTTCCTGCGAGGTGTAGAAGACCTAATCACTGTACCGGCAGAGGGCACCTCTGGAGCGTGCCATGGGGTTGACACTAGGACATCTCCATCACTTAGCTTGCAACCATCAGTTGCTGGTGGCACCAGAATGTACAATCATTCAGTCACTGTACCGGCAGAGAGCACCTCTGGAGCAAGGTGTGGGATTGACACTAGGACATCTCCATCACTTAGCATGCAACCGTCAGTTGTTGGTGACACCAGAAGGTACACTCATCCAGTCACTGTACTGGCAGAGGGCACCTCTGGAGCGAGGCATGGGGTTGATACTAGGACATCTCCATCAGTTGCTGGTGGCACAGGAATGTACCCTCATCCAGTCAATAATGTTGGGTATGATCTGGAAGAGCTAATGACCAAGCAGTTGGTTGGAGCCAGTCAAGTAGATTCTACCATTAACACTGCAAGTTTGCCATTACCAATTGCTGATCATGTTGGAGTCCATGGTTGTACAGCTTCTAGCAGCGGCACTAAGAATGGTTTTGCAAGCACCGTGGGAGCTCCTGAGGGAGGT